One Triticum dicoccoides isolate Atlit2015 ecotype Zavitan chromosome 4B, WEW_v2.0, whole genome shotgun sequence genomic window carries:
- the LOC119295485 gene encoding uncharacterized protein LOC119295485 has product MCPLRVILIFLSATIAGFFLLRGLNAEPDLFQDDAAAAVAVNDEDDEGSPESPRDPAPLHSKVASAAKTGFWTMVDMASGRYLWRTLVAPPAKSDSEKAR; this is encoded by the exons ATGTGCCCGCTCAGGGTGATACTCATCTTCCTCTCCGCCACCATCGCCGGCTTCTTCCTCCTCCGGGGCCTCAACGCCGAGCCGGACCTGTTCCaggacgacgccgccgccgccgtcgcggtgaacgacgaggacgacgaggGGTCGCCGGAGTCTCCCAGGGACCCAGCGCCGCTCCATTCCAAG GTTGCATCCGCCGCGAAGACAGGATTCTGGACGATGGTGGACATGGCAAGCGGGCGGTACCTTTGGAGGACCCTTGTTGCACCACCGGCAAAATCCGACTCCGAGAAGGCCCGGTGA